Proteins from a genomic interval of Undibacterium parvum:
- a CDS encoding response regulator, with the protein MIDLSDFRALLIEPNPGMRVSLHNMLNLCGITKIEHAHTAGIAARTIQAKVFDLVLCEYDLGVGQDGQQLLEDVRHHKLTPLSTIFIMVTAERGYAKVVSAAELAPSDYLLKPFTADTLLERVMKAIEKRKAFIEVYGLMEQGAIREAIAACVEGENNYPRYLIDFMRFRAELYVILGEAEEAEQLYSKVFEMRAVAWAKLGLAKTLFMQGRYEEAENILKTLVGENDKYMDAYDWLAKTHEAAGELPEAKNVLDNAVAVSPHAVRRLRHLGEISLRTGDIETAETVFKKVVSKVKFSEFRDPEDHLNLVSALVKKGDHEQAKSVIRDMEKNMVGLKKTAACRAISAAMVHAGTGDARLSDELDAAVLASREDIGLSVENKLGLAKSCLENDKEDAASEVIMDVMRNAGDQKLMNRAIGVFESAGKGHLGKELAQRSQKEVMELVALGVQKAKQGDFRGSLDLMSSAAHKSPDNPQVVMNAALAALKCLENLGWDNKIGEQAKSLIAAAAKLDPMNPRMKAIRGLYDELQKKYGITIVQNKK; encoded by the coding sequence ATGATCGATTTGAGTGATTTTCGCGCCTTGCTGATCGAGCCCAATCCGGGCATGCGCGTCAGCTTGCACAATATGCTCAACTTATGTGGCATCACCAAGATCGAGCATGCGCATACCGCCGGTATCGCGGCGCGTACCATACAGGCCAAGGTATTCGATCTGGTCTTGTGCGAATACGATCTGGGCGTAGGTCAAGATGGCCAGCAATTGCTGGAAGATGTGCGGCATCACAAACTCACTCCTTTATCCACCATCTTCATCATGGTCACGGCCGAGCGCGGCTACGCCAAAGTAGTCAGCGCGGCCGAGCTGGCACCGTCCGATTATTTACTCAAACCATTTACTGCCGACACCCTGCTAGAACGCGTCATGAAAGCGATAGAAAAGCGCAAGGCGTTTATCGAAGTGTATGGCTTGATGGAACAGGGTGCGATCCGTGAAGCGATCGCCGCTTGCGTTGAAGGCGAAAACAATTATCCGCGTTATCTGATCGACTTTATGCGCTTCCGCGCCGAACTCTACGTGATACTCGGTGAGGCCGAAGAGGCCGAGCAACTGTACAGCAAAGTATTTGAGATGAGGGCGGTGGCCTGGGCCAAACTGGGTTTGGCCAAAACTCTGTTCATGCAAGGCCGCTACGAAGAAGCCGAAAATATTTTAAAGACCCTGGTCGGCGAGAATGATAAGTACATGGATGCCTATGACTGGCTAGCCAAGACGCATGAAGCCGCAGGCGAATTACCCGAAGCGAAAAACGTCCTCGACAACGCGGTCGCGGTGTCGCCGCATGCGGTGCGGCGCTTGCGTCATCTGGGTGAAATTTCTTTGCGTACTGGCGATATAGAAACCGCCGAAACGGTGTTTAAAAAAGTCGTCAGCAAGGTTAAATTTTCAGAATTTCGCGACCCCGAAGATCATCTCAATCTGGTCAGTGCCTTGGTCAAAAAAGGCGACCATGAGCAGGCTAAATCGGTGATACGCGACATGGAAAAAAACATGGTCGGTCTGAAAAAGACTGCGGCTTGCCGCGCCATTTCAGCGGCCATGGTACATGCCGGAACCGGGGACGCCAGACTCAGTGATGAACTCGATGCTGCGGTGCTGGCGAGCCGCGAAGACATAGGTTTGTCGGTAGAAAATAAATTGGGTTTAGCCAAAAGCTGCCTGGAAAACGATAAGGAAGACGCCGCCTCAGAAGTGATCATGGATGTGATGCGCAATGCTGGCGATCAAAAACTCATGAATCGCGCTATCGGCGTATTCGAGAGCGCAGGCAAAGGACATCTGGGTAAAGAATTGGCACAACGTAGTCAGAAAGAAGTCATGGAGTTGGTGGCGCTAGGTGTGCAAAAAGCCAAGCAAGGCGATTTCCGTGGCTCGCTCGATTTGATGTCTAGCGCCGCCCACAAATCGCCCGATAATCCGCAAGTGGTGATGAACGCCGCGCTGGCCGCGCTCAAGTGCCTGGAGAACCTGGGTTGGGACAATAAAATCGGTGAACAAGCCAAGAGCCTGATCGCCGCCGCCGCCAAACTCGACCCTATGAATCCACGCATGAAGGCGATCCGCGGTTTGTATGATGAATTACAGAAAAAATATGGCATTACCATAGTGCAAAACAAAAAATAG
- a CDS encoding peptide MFS transporter: MSSTASAAQHEVAIPEFKQILGHPAPLWMLFMAEFWERFAFYGIRWALVLYIVSQFYSGDSSGQAVANLTYGSYLALVYAGALFGGYIADRYLGYQRSILLGAVFMACGLFAISFPDPDVFKLGLATIIVGNGMFKPNISTMVGKLYSLNDTRRDSGFTIFYMGINVGAFFAPILTQLLAQKVFNTGDTPAYKIVFIAAGIGMVISLIWFALGRKMLKGIGAPPAGAHSLARVAYVALGALCVIPLMYFLLAVGAQKLQMLLTVLFVGLSVMLLLEGIREGKVARDKAIAMLIIFAFNILFWVFLEQAGSSFTFLAEHIVNRDLGGFSFPTAWFQSVNSIAVIALAPVIATIWVMLGRRNANPSIPRKFGLGLIFNAMAFALLMFALSSLVDANNEIPFWTLIMVYVIQSVGELCLSPIGLSMVTKLAPSRLVGLGMGGWFLSTGIGNNLSGIFASHVSGDSGLSVQSALAGYTLGFYSLLGAGVLLLLIAPLVQKLMHGVK, from the coding sequence ATGAGCAGTACTGCAAGCGCAGCGCAACACGAGGTGGCGATACCGGAGTTTAAGCAAATCTTGGGGCATCCGGCGCCCCTGTGGATGTTATTCATGGCCGAATTCTGGGAGCGCTTTGCCTTCTACGGAATACGCTGGGCGCTGGTGCTGTACATCGTCAGCCAGTTTTACAGTGGCGACTCCAGCGGCCAGGCGGTCGCCAATCTGACTTACGGTTCTTACCTTGCGCTGGTGTATGCCGGCGCGCTGTTTGGCGGCTACATCGCGGATCGCTACCTCGGCTATCAACGCTCGATTTTACTCGGCGCGGTGTTCATGGCCTGCGGCTTGTTTGCGATTTCTTTTCCCGATCCCGATGTATTTAAGCTAGGTCTGGCCACCATCATCGTCGGCAATGGCATGTTCAAACCGAATATCTCCACCATGGTCGGCAAGCTGTATAGCCTGAACGACACACGGCGCGATTCCGGCTTCACGATTTTTTATATGGGCATCAATGTCGGCGCCTTCTTCGCCCCTATCCTGACCCAATTACTGGCGCAAAAAGTCTTCAATACCGGCGACACCCCTGCTTACAAAATCGTCTTCATCGCGGCCGGGATCGGCATGGTAATCAGCCTGATCTGGTTTGCGCTAGGGCGCAAGATGCTCAAGGGCATAGGTGCACCACCGGCCGGCGCGCACAGCCTGGCACGGGTCGCGTATGTGGCGCTAGGTGCGCTGTGCGTGATACCGCTGATGTATTTCTTACTCGCCGTCGGTGCGCAAAAATTACAAATGCTGCTCACCGTTTTATTCGTCGGCTTATCGGTAATGTTGTTGCTGGAAGGGATACGCGAAGGCAAAGTGGCGCGCGACAAGGCGATTGCGATGCTAATCATCTTCGCCTTCAATATCTTGTTCTGGGTATTTTTAGAGCAAGCCGGTAGCTCGTTTACCTTCCTGGCCGAACATATCGTCAACCGTGATCTGGGTGGTTTCAGCTTCCCTACCGCCTGGTTTCAGAGCGTCAATTCTATCGCCGTGATCGCTCTGGCACCGGTGATCGCCACCATCTGGGTAATGCTGGGGCGGCGCAATGCCAACCCATCGATACCACGTAAATTCGGCCTGGGCCTGATCTTTAACGCGATGGCGTTTGCCCTGTTGATGTTCGCCTTGTCGTCGCTGGTAGACGCCAACAACGAGATCCCGTTCTGGACCCTGATCATGGTCTACGTGATCCAATCGGTAGGCGAACTATGTCTGTCACCTATCGGCTTGTCGATGGTGACCAAGCTGGCACCAAGCCGTCTGGTCGGGCTAGGCATGGGCGGCTGGTTTCTCTCTACCGGCATCGGCAACAATTTATCCGGCATCTTCGCCAGCCACGTCAGCGGCGACTCTGGCCTGTCGGTACAGTCGGCGCTAGCCGGCTACACCCTGGGCTTTTATTCTCTGCTAGGCGCAGGCGTGTTACTGCTATTGATCGCACCGCTGGTGCAGAAGTTAATGCATGGCGTGAAGTAG
- a CDS encoding class I SAM-dependent methyltransferase, with translation MRLLNPTPNNKLSLPVPSADAQAASEALRQVICAEIAANAGAISFARYMELALYAPQLGYYSGGAIKLGKDGDFTTSPEMSALFGATLARVCAKLFPQTSANIMEFGAGSGRLAFDFLTECQTSGIALERYFIVELSGELRARQEELLKDFPQVLWLQTMPGAFSGVVLGNEVLDAMPVALVQKTGQGWSELDVVLDAQGDFVSQASRQAAAQLVAQIPDAENFAPGYTTEVHAVAIGFMHSVAQMLQAGHSQNGKAGLAIWFDYGFPAHEYYLDQRIQGTLMCHYRHHAHPDPFYLPGLQDITAHVDFTAIARAALESGLELLAYTSQAGFLLEAGIGEILLRTPVEDPQRYLPAANALQKLVSPAEMGELFKVLVLGCGAQLPAELQRHDRRHRL, from the coding sequence ATGCGACTTCTTAATCCCACACCCAATAACAAATTATCCCTACCCGTCCCCAGTGCTGATGCGCAAGCTGCCTCAGAGGCCTTGCGACAAGTGATCTGCGCCGAGATCGCCGCCAACGCTGGCGCGATCTCGTTTGCGCGCTATATGGAGCTGGCCTTGTACGCACCGCAACTCGGTTATTACAGTGGCGGCGCGATTAAACTTGGCAAAGACGGGGATTTTACAACCTCACCCGAGATGTCCGCCTTGTTCGGTGCCACACTGGCGCGAGTGTGCGCCAAATTATTCCCGCAAACCTCGGCCAATATCATGGAGTTCGGCGCCGGTAGCGGTAGGCTGGCGTTTGACTTCTTAACTGAATGTCAAACCTCAGGAATTGCGCTAGAGCGCTATTTTATCGTGGAATTGTCCGGAGAGCTCAGAGCCAGACAAGAAGAATTGCTGAAAGACTTCCCACAAGTGCTCTGGTTGCAAACTATGCCGGGCGCTTTTTCTGGTGTGGTACTCGGTAATGAGGTGCTCGATGCGATGCCGGTCGCGCTGGTGCAAAAGACTGGGCAAGGCTGGTCCGAACTCGATGTGGTGCTCGATGCGCAAGGTGATTTTGTATCGCAAGCGTCGCGCCAGGCAGCTGCGCAGTTGGTGGCGCAGATACCCGACGCCGAGAATTTTGCACCTGGCTATACGACCGAAGTGCATGCGGTCGCGATCGGTTTCATGCACAGCGTGGCACAGATGTTGCAGGCAGGTCACAGTCAAAATGGCAAGGCCGGGCTCGCGATCTGGTTCGATTATGGCTTCCCTGCCCATGAATATTATCTGGATCAACGCATACAGGGCACGCTGATGTGCCACTATCGGCATCACGCGCATCCCGACCCGTTTTATTTGCCAGGTTTGCAAGATATTACGGCGCACGTGGATTTTACCGCCATCGCCAGAGCCGCCCTCGAGAGTGGCCTGGAGCTCTTGGCCTACACCAGTCAAGCTGGTTTTTTGCTGGAAGCTGGCATAGGCGAGATCCTGTTGCGCACACCGGTAGAAGATCCACAGCGCTATCTGCCGGCTGCCAACGCCCTGCAAAAGCTGGTTTCGCCAGCAGAAATGGGGGAATTGTTTAAGGTCTTAGTGCTTGGTTGCGGGGCGCAATTACCCGCTGAGCTGCAAAGACATGATCGTAGGCACAGGCTGTAG
- a CDS encoding extracellular solute-binding protein: MKSTISRPALRARLRVNSAPTLSKLLLASIFGLVTSLAQAALPQEEKILYVYNWSDYIAEDTVSNFEKETGIKVRYDTMDSSETLHAKLVAGKTGYDVVVTSTEWASIQIKGGLLMKLDKSKLTNLVNMDPVMLAAMAKADPGNAYLTSWLWGFETIGINTKKVKEALGDLPMPDNPMELIFNPKYISRLKSCGVSVLDAPSTVIPVFLQYLGRNPFSNNSGDYQDVNARLKEIRPYISLFSSSGYINNLASGSLCAVLGYSGDINIARQRAIDSKNGNEILALMPNATVSFMDNMAIPIDAPHPGNALLWMNYIMRPEVHASLTNKVFYANTNLSSVKFVNKEVSENKTVFVSDADKKKFAAAEAVNGDIRRIRTRIYTQFKTGL; encoded by the coding sequence ATGAAATCAACAATTTCGAGACCAGCACTAAGAGCAAGATTGAGAGTAAATTCGGCACCGACATTGAGTAAGCTATTACTCGCATCGATATTTGGACTGGTGACATCACTAGCGCAGGCGGCACTGCCGCAGGAAGAAAAAATTCTCTACGTCTACAATTGGTCGGACTACATTGCAGAAGATACCGTCAGCAATTTTGAGAAAGAGACTGGCATCAAAGTGCGCTATGACACCATGGACAGCAGCGAAACCCTGCACGCCAAATTGGTGGCCGGCAAAACCGGCTATGACGTAGTGGTCACCTCGACCGAGTGGGCCAGCATACAGATCAAAGGCGGCTTATTAATGAAACTAGATAAGAGCAAACTGACGAATCTGGTGAATATGGATCCTGTTATGCTGGCCGCCATGGCCAAGGCCGACCCGGGAAACGCCTATCTGACCAGCTGGCTATGGGGTTTTGAAACGATAGGTATCAATACCAAAAAAGTCAAAGAAGCACTCGGCGATTTACCTATGCCGGACAATCCTATGGAGCTGATCTTTAATCCAAAATATATTTCCAGACTCAAGTCCTGCGGCGTCTCGGTCCTCGATGCACCCTCCACCGTGATACCGGTGTTTTTACAATATTTAGGAAGAAACCCATTCTCGAATAATAGCGGCGACTATCAGGACGTGAACGCGCGCCTGAAAGAAATTCGCCCCTACATTAGCCTGTTCAGTTCGTCCGGCTATATCAATAATCTCGCCAGCGGCAGCTTATGTGCGGTGCTCGGTTATTCCGGCGATATCAACATCGCCCGCCAGCGCGCCATAGACTCAAAAAACGGTAACGAGATACTGGCCTTGATGCCCAATGCCACGGTTTCTTTTATGGACAATATGGCGATCCCTATCGACGCACCGCATCCAGGCAATGCCTTACTCTGGATGAATTACATCATGCGCCCCGAAGTCCACGCCAGCCTGACCAATAAGGTGTTCTACGCGAATACCAATTTAAGCAGCGTCAAGTTTGTCAATAAAGAAGTCAGCGAAAATAAGACCGTGTTTGTCAGCGACGCCGACAAGAAAAAATTCGCGGCAGCAGAAGCGGTGAACGGCGACATACGCCGTATTCGTACCCGCATCTATACCCAGTTCAAGACCGGTCTATGA
- a CDS encoding DUF2905 domain-containing protein has protein sequence MIRWVVVIFFALIVFSALLPWLEKLGIGRLPGDLRFKLFGRVFSLPFASTILLSLAVLLIARFLK, from the coding sequence ATGATACGTTGGGTAGTCGTGATATTTTTCGCCTTGATCGTGTTTTCCGCGCTCTTGCCCTGGTTAGAAAAACTCGGCATAGGGCGTTTGCCTGGCGATCTGCGTTTCAAGTTATTCGGTCGCGTGTTCTCGCTACCGTTTGCCTCCACCATCCTGTTGTCGCTGGCAGTATTGCTGATCGCGCGCTTTCTGAAGTAG
- the arsC gene encoding arsenate reductase (glutaredoxin) (This arsenate reductase requires both glutathione and glutaredoxin to convert arsenate to arsenite, after which the efflux transporter formed by ArsA and ArsB can extrude the arsenite from the cell, providing resistance.), producing MITIYHNPRCSKSRETLALVQQVSSEQNLPLEVVDYQKSALNIAQLQHLQQQLGGSLSAMLRENEDEYASLSLAQADDETLLAALVAHPKLLQRPIVSYLGKAAIGRPPELVLSLFKNTTKA from the coding sequence ATGATTACCATCTACCACAATCCTCGTTGCTCCAAATCGCGTGAAACTCTGGCCTTAGTGCAACAGGTTTCCAGTGAACAGAATCTGCCACTGGAAGTGGTGGATTATCAAAAATCGGCTTTGAATATCGCCCAATTGCAGCATTTGCAGCAGCAATTAGGCGGCAGCCTAAGCGCTATGCTGCGCGAGAATGAAGACGAATATGCGAGCTTGAGCTTGGCTCAGGCCGATGATGAGACATTGTTGGCTGCGTTAGTCGCGCACCCAAAATTACTGCAAAGACCTATCGTTAGCTATCTAGGCAAAGCGGCGATAGGGCGACCACCTGAACTGGTGTTGTCGCTATTTAAAAACACCACTAAGGCATAG
- a CDS encoding HDOD domain-containing protein, translating into MSTHSSEYFGSPGQELPRDRLLKKIKEDETLPTLGISIAKVLEITSSGEDPVSKLAHFVLADVALTQKILRLSNTLQYRSHAGGPVTTVSRAIFLLGFNAVKTSALAMLLVDGFSNKNQARSVRKELVHSLCASIVARELAQRSKFADAEEAAVAALFKNIGKVLLASFDHQLHERIHLMETSAIDQASDAANFLLGCSYARLGEAVLQEWKIPDTIIQSLGPLPNGEVKKAQHRSDWLKQVASFSDAVAGIMFAPGAQASSQSLAARCSTLLPRFSKALELDKSHFEQMLDRVEIETRELAESMGIGLLQNAQVGAVDLSEEADASGLLDSEFMLSTFDSAALQVAPRHPSGKPSNARDLLLAGVQDVMQMMASDQVKLNDMILLVLETLYSAMGFRFATACLRDMKQGAYVARVSVGELYAERQRRFVFPVKEEKDVFHLAMSNNVDLMISDAAVAKIQNLLPQWHKDLLPDTRSFIILPLVLQKKAIGFFYADRALTAEEGVPADETALIKTLKSQLIAAMMRG; encoded by the coding sequence ATGTCTACGCATTCGTCAGAGTATTTTGGATCACCGGGGCAAGAATTGCCACGCGATCGTCTGCTTAAAAAAATTAAAGAAGATGAAACCTTACCGACTTTGGGCATCTCTATCGCCAAGGTTTTGGAGATCACTTCCTCCGGTGAAGATCCAGTCTCAAAATTGGCGCACTTTGTGCTGGCCGATGTCGCCCTGACACAAAAAATTCTCAGACTTTCCAACACTCTGCAATATCGCAGCCACGCTGGTGGCCCAGTGACGACGGTGTCGCGCGCGATCTTCTTGCTAGGCTTTAATGCGGTGAAAACCAGCGCACTGGCGATGCTGTTAGTGGATGGCTTTAGCAATAAAAACCAAGCCAGAAGCGTACGTAAAGAATTGGTACATTCCCTGTGCGCCAGCATCGTCGCGCGCGAGCTAGCGCAACGTAGTAAATTTGCCGATGCCGAAGAAGCCGCGGTGGCCGCCCTGTTTAAAAATATCGGCAAGGTTTTATTGGCGTCTTTCGATCACCAATTGCATGAGCGCATACATCTGATGGAAACCAGTGCGATCGACCAGGCCAGTGACGCCGCCAATTTTTTGCTTGGTTGCAGTTATGCGCGTCTCGGTGAGGCCGTTTTACAGGAATGGAAAATCCCCGATACCATCATCCAATCCTTGGGCCCTTTGCCCAATGGCGAAGTCAAGAAAGCACAGCATCGTAGCGATTGGTTAAAGCAGGTTGCCAGCTTTAGTGATGCGGTGGCCGGCATCATGTTCGCACCAGGCGCGCAAGCATCCAGCCAAAGTCTGGCAGCGCGTTGCAGTACTTTATTGCCACGTTTCTCAAAGGCGCTGGAATTAGACAAGTCGCACTTCGAGCAAATGCTCGATAGAGTAGAAATAGAGACCCGTGAATTGGCCGAAAGTATGGGTATAGGCTTATTGCAAAATGCTCAGGTCGGCGCAGTCGACCTGAGCGAAGAAGCCGATGCCAGCGGGCTGTTAGACAGTGAATTTATGCTGAGCACTTTTGATAGCGCAGCTTTGCAAGTTGCGCCGCGTCATCCTAGCGGCAAACCCAGCAATGCCAGAGATTTGTTATTGGCCGGCGTGCAGGATGTAATGCAGATGATGGCCTCGGATCAAGTCAAACTCAATGACATGATTTTATTGGTGCTAGAGACTCTGTACAGCGCCATGGGATTTCGTTTTGCCACCGCCTGCCTGCGCGATATGAAGCAAGGTGCGTATGTGGCCAGGGTTTCGGTCGGTGAACTGTATGCAGAGCGACAGCGACGCTTTGTGTTTCCAGTCAAAGAAGAAAAAGATGTGTTCCACCTAGCCATGAGCAATAATGTCGATCTGATGATTTCCGACGCTGCGGTCGCAAAAATACAAAACCTTTTGCCGCAATGGCATAAAGATTTACTACCAGATACGCGCAGTTTTATTATCTTGCCGCTAGTGCTGCAAAAAAAGGCCATAGGCTTTTTTTACGCGGATCGCGCCTTGACTGCTGAGGAAGGGGTGCCAGCCGATGAGACCGCCCTGATTAAAACCCTCAAGAGTCAATTGATAGCAGCCATGATGCGCGGCTAG
- a CDS encoding LysE family transporter: protein MPFTTWFAFFLAACVIAISPGSGAVLSMSHGLSYGVKKTTGTIIGLQAGLLLVLAIAGAGVGSLLMASEVAFNSVKTIGALYLIYLGISQWRAKVLSPITSDVAVAQTVLPSWSKRFLIGFFTNATNPKGIIFMVAVLPQFISQSAPVLPQLLILGVTMCLVDLVVMHSYAFAASSMQRFFRDPALLKKQNRFFGGILMAIGAALFFVKRNPAA from the coding sequence ATGCCCTTCACTACCTGGTTTGCCTTTTTTCTCGCCGCTTGCGTGATCGCCATCTCGCCCGGCTCCGGCGCGGTGCTATCGATGTCGCATGGTCTCTCGTATGGAGTCAAAAAAACTACCGGCACGATTATTGGTCTGCAAGCGGGCTTATTGCTGGTGCTGGCAATCGCCGGGGCCGGGGTTGGCTCTCTCCTCATGGCTTCCGAAGTGGCGTTTAACAGCGTCAAGACCATCGGTGCTTTGTATCTGATCTATCTGGGTATCAGCCAGTGGCGTGCCAAAGTTTTGAGTCCTATAACCTCCGATGTCGCCGTCGCACAAACCGTGTTGCCAAGTTGGAGCAAACGTTTTTTGATCGGTTTTTTTACCAATGCCACCAATCCCAAGGGCATCATTTTTATGGTGGCAGTGTTGCCGCAATTTATCAGTCAGAGCGCGCCCGTCTTGCCACAGTTGCTAATACTCGGCGTGACCATGTGTCTGGTCGATTTGGTGGTGATGCATAGCTATGCCTTTGCCGCCTCGTCCATGCAGAGATTCTTCCGTGATCCGGCTTTACTCAAAAAGCAGAACAGATTTTTTGGTGGTATTTTGATGGCAATCGGGGCTGCGCTGTTTTTCGTCAAGCGCAACCCTGCGGCCTAG
- a CDS encoding TMEM165/GDT1 family protein, which translates to MEAFFVSTLAVAVGEIGDKTQLLALLLAARYKKPIPIILGILVATLANHALAGLLGHWVVQHISSEMLRWALGLSFLGIAAWTLKPDEMGDEGLNEGRYGVFLLTCVTFFLAEIGDKTQLATVALAAKYSNLWLVIAGTTLGMMIADVPAVFLGKIAAPNFPFKLVRWIAATLFAILGVLVLLGIGDRFL; encoded by the coding sequence ATGGAAGCTTTCTTCGTCTCTACTCTTGCTGTCGCCGTGGGTGAAATCGGTGACAAGACTCAGTTACTCGCCCTGTTGCTGGCGGCGCGCTATAAAAAACCGATACCCATCATCCTCGGCATCCTAGTTGCTACGCTTGCCAATCACGCTTTAGCAGGCTTGCTGGGGCATTGGGTGGTCCAACATATTTCTTCCGAAATGTTGCGCTGGGCCTTGGGCTTATCGTTTTTGGGCATTGCCGCCTGGACCCTGAAACCAGACGAAATGGGTGATGAGGGCCTCAATGAAGGCCGCTACGGGGTATTTTTATTAACCTGCGTAACGTTTTTTCTGGCCGAGATTGGCGACAAAACCCAATTGGCAACGGTCGCGCTGGCAGCCAAATATAGTAATTTGTGGCTGGTGATTGCGGGCACTACCCTGGGCATGATGATTGCTGACGTACCAGCGGTATTTTTAGGCAAGATCGCGGCACCGAATTTCCCTTTCAAATTGGTACGCTGGATTGCTGCGACGCTGTTTGCCATTTTGGGCGTTCTGGTGTTGCTGGGTATAGGCGACAGATTTTTATAA